GGGCAAAGGCGCGACATCCAGGGCCACGTCGCCGAACTGGCCGTGGCCGCCGGACTGCTTCTTGTGGCGTCCGCGCGTGGACACCGCGTGGCGGATCGTCTCTCGATAGCCGACGCCGGGCTTGCGCGCCTCGACGGTGACGCCGAAGCGCGCGGCCAGCCGCTCCAGGGCGACCCGCAGGTGCATCTCGCCCTGGCCGTATAATTTCAATTCGCCCGCATCCTGGTCCTGCACGAAGGAGAGCGAGGGATCCTCATCGCTGAGCTTGGCCATGGCGGCGGCGAGACGCACCTCGTCCTTGCGGTCCTTCACGCTCAGGGCGACGCAATGGGTCGGCGGCGGCGGCGCGGCCGCCGCGACGGCGGGCGCCGGGTCGCTGTTTTTGGCGTCGCCGAAGGCGTCGCCCGTCGCGACATGCTCCAGCCGGCCGAAGGCGACGCAATCGCCTTCCTCGACCTTGCCCTGCTTCGACGCCGTGAGGCCCATCAGACGGGAGAGGCCGGAAATGCGATCCTCGCCCGCGCCGCTCCGGACCAGCGCGCCGTCGGTGAACGAACCGCGCAGCACCCGGGCGAAACTGAGCTTGCCGCCATGGGCGGTGTGGATGGTCTTGACCGCCTGGGCGAGCGCGGGACCGTCGTCGGCGAGATGGAGACGGGCGCGCAGCCTGGCGAGCCCGGGCGATTCGTGGCGCAGAGCCTTGAGCAGGCGGGTGACGCCGTGACCGGCCTCCGCAGAGCCGATCAGCACCGGCGCCACCAGTCCCTCCCGCAGGTCGCGGGTGAGGTCGTCGAAAATCTGGTCGCGCGGCGGCTCGATGTCGGCGATCAGTTCTTCCATCAAGGCGTCATCATAATCGGCGAGGCGCTCCAGCATGGTATAGCGCGCCTCCTTCTCGCGCGGCATCTCGCCCGCCGGCACGTCCACGACGACGGAAGGCGCGTGCTCGCGATAGACGAAGGCCCGTTCGAGAGCGAGATCGATGAAGCCGGTGACGATGTCGTTCTGCCAGAGCGGGATTTGCCGCAACAGCAGCGGAGTTTGCGAGGCCGGCTGAAGCATGGCGAGAATCTCGCGTATGCGCACCGCCGTCTGGTCGATCTTGTTGAGAAACAGGATGCGCGGCACGCGAAGATCTTCGAGTTCGCGCAGGATTATGCGCAAAGCCGGCAGTTTGCGCTCATCCGCCTCGCAGACCACGATTGCGGCGTCGCACAGGGGCAGGACATTGCGCGCCTCGTGAGCGAATTCGACGGAGCCGGGCAGGTCGATGAAAGTGTAGCGGTCGCCGAGATAATCGACCGAGGCGATATTGGCCTCGACGCTCGCGGCGTGGGCGCGGGCCTCGGCGGTGCTGTCGCCGACCGAGGAGCCGTCGCGCACCGAGCCCTGGCGCGACAGCGCGCCCGCCCGGGTCAGCAGGCATTCGAGCAGGGTGGTCTTGCCGCTCTGGAACGGGCCGACGATCGCGAAGAGCCGCGGCCCGCTGACGCGTCTGTCGCCATTTGCGTTCTCGCCCATGTCCCGCTCCTCCATTCGTTTCGGATCGGCCTGTCGCAAATATTTCACGCAGCGCGCGAAATGCCAATGTTTTAGTGGAGCCGGTCAGGCTCTCCTGTCCTGCGTCAAATTATCAGTTGACTAATTTGCTATAATTTCCAAACTTAATCAGTTTCTCGAGATGGAGGGGCTCCATGTTGGCCGGACATTTCATCCAGTTTCACTATACGATCGCCGGGATCGCCGTCGGATCGCTGGTGGGGCTGACGGGCGTGGGCGGCGGCTCGCTGATGACGCCTTTGCTCGTTCTGCTGTTCGGCGTCCATCCGGCGGTCGCCGTGGGCACCGACCTGCTCTATGCCGGGATCACCAAGATCAGTGGCTCCGCCGTTCATCACGCCAATGGCTCGATCGACTGGAAAGTGGTGCGGCGCCTGGCGGCAGGCTCGGCGCCGGCGGCGCTCCTGACGCTGGCGAGTCTGTCGCATTTCGGCGTGGTCTCGTCGCAGTCGAGCCGGGCCATTACCCTGATTCTGGGCTATACGCTCCTGCTGACGGCGGTCATCCTGCTGTTCCGGTCCTGGCTGGTGGCGAAGACCCAGCCGTTCTTCGAGAAAATGTCCGACGAGAGGATCGGCGCCCTCACCGTGGTC
This genomic interval from Candidatus Rhodoblastus alkanivorans contains the following:
- a CDS encoding elongation factor G; its protein translation is MGENANGDRRVSGPRLFAIVGPFQSGKTTLLECLLTRAGALSRQGSVRDGSSVGDSTAEARAHAASVEANIASVDYLGDRYTFIDLPGSVEFAHEARNVLPLCDAAIVVCEADERKLPALRIILRELEDLRVPRILFLNKIDQTAVRIREILAMLQPASQTPLLLRQIPLWQNDIVTGFIDLALERAFVYREHAPSVVVDVPAGEMPREKEARYTMLERLADYDDALMEELIADIEPPRDQIFDDLTRDLREGLVAPVLIGSAEAGHGVTRLLKALRHESPGLARLRARLHLADDGPALAQAVKTIHTAHGGKLSFARVLRGSFTDGALVRSGAGEDRISGLSRLMGLTASKQGKVEEGDCVAFGRLEHVATGDAFGDAKNSDPAPAVAAAAPPPPTHCVALSVKDRKDEVRLAAAMAKLSDEDPSLSFVQDQDAGELKLYGQGEMHLRVALERLAARFGVTVEARKPGVGYRETIRHAVSTRGRHKKQSGGHGQFGDVALDVAPLPRGEGFSFSETVHGGAVPRNYFGAIEEGCKDAMEKGPLGFPVVDVAVTLTDGSYHTVDSSDMAFRTAARIGMSEALAKAGPVLLEPILKVEIATPSDALSRVTAIVSGRRGQILGYDARPGWDGWDVLNALIPEAEMDGLIVELRSATAGVGSFTQKFDHLAEIVGKTADAIVAHHYGAKAPAH
- a CDS encoding sulfite exporter TauE/SafE family protein; this translates as MLAGHFIQFHYTIAGIAVGSLVGLTGVGGGSLMTPLLVLLFGVHPAVAVGTDLLYAGITKISGSAVHHANGSIDWKVVRRLAAGSAPAALLTLASLSHFGVVSSQSSRAITLILGYTLLLTAVILLFRSWLVAKTQPFFEKMSDERIGALTVVLGVVLGVMVTMSSIGAGAIGVTALLMLYPRMSTLQIVGSDIAHAVPLTLIAGAGHWMIGSVDWSMLVSLLLGSIPGIMIASHFAARAPDRVLRTLLALSLVFAGARLAL